A genomic region of Hypomesus transpacificus isolate Combined female chromosome 19, fHypTra1, whole genome shotgun sequence contains the following coding sequences:
- the terfa gene encoding telomeric repeat binding factor a isoform X1 — protein sequence MAANENMEGDVTNSGGNMIVESVINRWIVDYYTSVALCAFRNGKYRDFCEIRDILQNLLVRPLESTDVMPRKIQIMQFLSRINDGERLDCCFESEPATPLESAFIILNNISEDLNVCQQDLKKVHKSIREMLVILCIKNKQYDKAKEALTRYFPKGMVGKKAIFMGLINKKINKHVVLEQVTYQQFREEMVQFCESLFFESVPFLSRVAKQLIEGRKAAEQKKNTTEQDASVDLPQPPADKPDTSAPPPLLLNRPHVVDAVTALAKELGEENSFARLENEWQKGKKKESGPFFLCLSPSPLEGSDAEPDQDDPSQRDSGSRMEAFQANKYPATEVEIAPMVQEDPLVELVPTVQEDPLVEVVPTVQEDPLVEVVPTVQEDSLVEVVPMVQEVPLVKVVPTVQEVPEEEKVARTLQKRSKLHTMARLVMEPDSQLSQQEPVASEQEPVASEQEPPVVELEKLAGPSRSLEDPLSSQPACRTPTRKHRKRPAPSEVDEISSESDVDVCALDDSSDGSPKRQAKKSSTPQKNHTPQKGDPHHKWKKLLNHAKGIKTTWSEEDSLFNTPLKDGSGDSSSSRNSGGKRRMWSLEETEWLRKGVARYGEGHWERIKASYPFGDRTAVNIKDRWRTMKKLNIA from the exons ATGGCGGCAAACGAAAACATGGAAGGAGATGTGACAAACAGTGGCGGAAATATGATCGTTGAAAGTGTCATCAATCGATGGATTGTGGATTATTATACATCAGTGGCGCTTTGTGCGTTTAGAaatggaaagtatagagatttCTGTGAAATCAGGGACATACTTCAAA ATCTGTTGGTTCGTCCGCTTGAATCTACCGATGTCATGCCTAGGAAGATACAAATAATGCAGTTTCTCTCCCGGATTAATGACGGTGAAAGACTGG ACTGTTGCTTTGAGTCTGAGCCTGCTACACCACTGGAATCAGCCTTCATTATATTGAACAACATCAGTGAGGATTTAAATGTTTGTCAGCAAGATTTAAAGAAAGTGCACAAGTCAATACGGGAGATG CTGGTAATACTCTGTATCAAGAACAAGCAGTATGACAAAGCAAAGGAAGCCTTAACAAGATACTTCCCCAAAGGCATGGTGGGAAAG AAAGCTATTTTCATGGGCCTGATCAACAAGAAGATTAACAAGCATGTCGTGCTTGAGCAGGTTACGTACCAGCAGTTCAGGGAAGAGATGGTGCAGTTCTGTGAGAGCCTGTTCTTTGAAAGTGTTCCTTTCCTGTCCAGG GTTGCAAAACAGCTCATCGAGGGAAGAAAGGCTGCAGAGCAGAAAAAGAACACAACAGAGCAAGATGCAAGCGTGGATCTGCCACAGCCCCCGGCAGACAAGCCTGACACCAG tgcccctcctcctcttcttctgaaTCGCCCGCACGTCGTGGATGCGGTCACAGCTCTGGCCAAGGAGCTTGGGGAGGAAAATTCATTTGCACGGCTGGAGAACGAGTGgcagaaggggaaaaaaaaagaatcaggCCCCTTCTTCCTGTGCCTTTCCCCCAGCCCCTTAGAGGGCTCGGATGCGGAGCCAGATCAGGACGATCCTTCCCAAAGAGACTCAGGCAGCAGAATGGAGGCTTTCCAAGCCAACAAGTACCCAGCAACAGAGGTGGAGATTGCCCCCATGGTGCAGGAGGACCCCTTGGTGGAGTTAGTCCCCACGGTGCAGGAGGACCCCCTGGTGGAGGTTGTCCCCACGGTGCAGGAGGACCCCCTGGTGGAGGTTGTCCCCACGGTGCAGGAAGACTCCCTGGTGGAGGTTGTTCCCATGGTGCAGGAGGTCCCCCTGGTGAAGGTTGTCCCCACAGTGCAGGAGGTCCCTGAAGAGGAGAAGGTTGCCAGAACCTTGCAGAAACGCAGTAAGCTGCACACTATGGCCaggctggtgatggagccagaCAGCCAATTGTCCCAGCAGGAACCAGTGGCCTCTGAGCAGGAACCAGTGGCCTCTGAGCAGGAACCACCTGTAGTGGAGCTTGAGAAACTGGCTGGACCATCCAGAAGTCTGGAGGACCCCCTGTCTTCTCAGCCAGCCTGCAGAACACCCACCAGGAAGCACCGCAAGCGACCAGCCCCTAGCGAGGTTGATGA GATTTCAAGTGAAAGTGACGTGGACGTGTGTGCTCTGGATGACTCCTCAGATGGATCTCCCAAAAGACAAGCCAAGAAAAGTTCCACCCCCCAGAAGAATCACACCCCTCAAAAGGGGGACCCCCACCATAAGTG GAAAAAGTTGTTAAATCATGCAAAGGGAATCAAGACTACGTGGAGTGAAGAAGACTCGCTCTTTAACACGCCTCTCAAAGACG GGTCAGGCGACAGCTCCTCTTCGAGAAATTCAGGGGGCAAGAGGAGG ATGTGGTCCCTTGAGGAGACCGAGTGGTTACGGAAAGGAGTGGCCCGCTATGGCGAAGGCCACTGGGAAAGAATCAAGGCGTCTTATCCGTTCGGCGATCGAACTGCAGTCAACATCAAGGACAGGTGGAGGACAATGAAGAAACTAAATATAGCGTGA
- the si:ch73-167i17.6 gene encoding regulator of G-protein signaling 9-binding protein, with product MAKDECKTMLDALNKVTACYRHLVVALGSTSDSQNLREELKKTRKKAQELALANRTKLTALLKDKTISKEDRAEYERLWVLFSSSMELLEVDMKRSLEIGQEFPLKVPTRHLIQTGMTGSTTTVAARAMSVQNMKYEADANIDTADLKELQAEITQVGQMMEEMEMKVQVAPWAVEAKQEAGAELKSSLSVGNSSVGVISICEEEPKEDGVEGEGGIMRIFAGIIFTAILLIAGLLGYLVINL from the coding sequence ATGGCTAAAGACGAGTGCAAAACCATGCTAGATGCTCTGAACAAAGTGACTGCCTGCTACAGACATTTGGTCGTCGCTTTGGGCAGCACCTCGGATTCACAGAATCTGCGTGAAGAGCTGAAGAAGACCCGAAAAAAGGCCCAGGAGCTTGCGTTGGCAAACAGGACTAAACTGACCGCACTACTCAAAGACAAGACCATCAGCAAAGAAGACCGGGCAGAATACGAACGGCTATGGGTTTTGTTCTCGAGCAGCATGGAGCTGCTGGAAGTGGACATGAAGAGGTCCCTGGAGATCGGGCAGGAATTCCCCCTAAAAGTCCCAACAAGACACCTCATCCAGACTGGGATGACAGGCAGCACCACCACGGTGGCGGCCCGCGCCATGAGCGTGCAGAACATGAAGTACGAGGCAGACGCCAACATCGATACGGCGGACCTGAAGGAGCTTCAGGCCGAGATCACGCAGGTTGGGCAGATGATGGAAGAGATGGAAATGAAGGTACAAGTGGCGCCCTGGGCAGTTGAAGCAAAGCAAGAGGCGGgtgcagagctgaagtccagtCTCAGTGTGGGAAACTCGTCCGTGGGGGTCATCTCCATATGCGAAGAAGAACCCAAAGAAGACGGGGTGGAAGGAGAAGGTGGCATCATGAGAATTTTTGCAGGGATCATATTCACGGCTATTCTATTAATTGCTGGTCTTCTAGGATACTTAGTAATTAACCTTTGA
- the terfa gene encoding telomeric repeat binding factor a isoform X2 encodes MAANENMEGDVTNSGGNMIVESVINRWIVDYYTSVALCAFRNGKYRDFCEIRDILQNLLVRPLESTDVMPRKIQIMQFLSRINDGERLDCCFESEPATPLESAFIILNNISEDLNVCQQDLKKVHKSIREMLVILCIKNKQYDKAKEALTRYFPKGMVGKKAIFMGLINKKINKHVVLEQVAKQLIEGRKAAEQKKNTTEQDASVDLPQPPADKPDTSAPPPLLLNRPHVVDAVTALAKELGEENSFARLENEWQKGKKKESGPFFLCLSPSPLEGSDAEPDQDDPSQRDSGSRMEAFQANKYPATEVEIAPMVQEDPLVELVPTVQEDPLVEVVPTVQEDPLVEVVPTVQEDSLVEVVPMVQEVPLVKVVPTVQEVPEEEKVARTLQKRSKLHTMARLVMEPDSQLSQQEPVASEQEPVASEQEPPVVELEKLAGPSRSLEDPLSSQPACRTPTRKHRKRPAPSEVDEISSESDVDVCALDDSSDGSPKRQAKKSSTPQKNHTPQKGDPHHKWKKLLNHAKGIKTTWSEEDSLFNTPLKDGSGDSSSSRNSGGKRRMWSLEETEWLRKGVARYGEGHWERIKASYPFGDRTAVNIKDRWRTMKKLNIA; translated from the exons ATGGCGGCAAACGAAAACATGGAAGGAGATGTGACAAACAGTGGCGGAAATATGATCGTTGAAAGTGTCATCAATCGATGGATTGTGGATTATTATACATCAGTGGCGCTTTGTGCGTTTAGAaatggaaagtatagagatttCTGTGAAATCAGGGACATACTTCAAA ATCTGTTGGTTCGTCCGCTTGAATCTACCGATGTCATGCCTAGGAAGATACAAATAATGCAGTTTCTCTCCCGGATTAATGACGGTGAAAGACTGG ACTGTTGCTTTGAGTCTGAGCCTGCTACACCACTGGAATCAGCCTTCATTATATTGAACAACATCAGTGAGGATTTAAATGTTTGTCAGCAAGATTTAAAGAAAGTGCACAAGTCAATACGGGAGATG CTGGTAATACTCTGTATCAAGAACAAGCAGTATGACAAAGCAAAGGAAGCCTTAACAAGATACTTCCCCAAAGGCATGGTGGGAAAG AAAGCTATTTTCATGGGCCTGATCAACAAGAAGATTAACAAGCATGTCGTGCTTGAGCAG GTTGCAAAACAGCTCATCGAGGGAAGAAAGGCTGCAGAGCAGAAAAAGAACACAACAGAGCAAGATGCAAGCGTGGATCTGCCACAGCCCCCGGCAGACAAGCCTGACACCAG tgcccctcctcctcttcttctgaaTCGCCCGCACGTCGTGGATGCGGTCACAGCTCTGGCCAAGGAGCTTGGGGAGGAAAATTCATTTGCACGGCTGGAGAACGAGTGgcagaaggggaaaaaaaaagaatcaggCCCCTTCTTCCTGTGCCTTTCCCCCAGCCCCTTAGAGGGCTCGGATGCGGAGCCAGATCAGGACGATCCTTCCCAAAGAGACTCAGGCAGCAGAATGGAGGCTTTCCAAGCCAACAAGTACCCAGCAACAGAGGTGGAGATTGCCCCCATGGTGCAGGAGGACCCCTTGGTGGAGTTAGTCCCCACGGTGCAGGAGGACCCCCTGGTGGAGGTTGTCCCCACGGTGCAGGAGGACCCCCTGGTGGAGGTTGTCCCCACGGTGCAGGAAGACTCCCTGGTGGAGGTTGTTCCCATGGTGCAGGAGGTCCCCCTGGTGAAGGTTGTCCCCACAGTGCAGGAGGTCCCTGAAGAGGAGAAGGTTGCCAGAACCTTGCAGAAACGCAGTAAGCTGCACACTATGGCCaggctggtgatggagccagaCAGCCAATTGTCCCAGCAGGAACCAGTGGCCTCTGAGCAGGAACCAGTGGCCTCTGAGCAGGAACCACCTGTAGTGGAGCTTGAGAAACTGGCTGGACCATCCAGAAGTCTGGAGGACCCCCTGTCTTCTCAGCCAGCCTGCAGAACACCCACCAGGAAGCACCGCAAGCGACCAGCCCCTAGCGAGGTTGATGA GATTTCAAGTGAAAGTGACGTGGACGTGTGTGCTCTGGATGACTCCTCAGATGGATCTCCCAAAAGACAAGCCAAGAAAAGTTCCACCCCCCAGAAGAATCACACCCCTCAAAAGGGGGACCCCCACCATAAGTG GAAAAAGTTGTTAAATCATGCAAAGGGAATCAAGACTACGTGGAGTGAAGAAGACTCGCTCTTTAACACGCCTCTCAAAGACG GGTCAGGCGACAGCTCCTCTTCGAGAAATTCAGGGGGCAAGAGGAGG ATGTGGTCCCTTGAGGAGACCGAGTGGTTACGGAAAGGAGTGGCCCGCTATGGCGAAGGCCACTGGGAAAGAATCAAGGCGTCTTATCCGTTCGGCGATCGAACTGCAGTCAACATCAAGGACAGGTGGAGGACAATGAAGAAACTAAATATAGCGTGA
- the zdhhc7 gene encoding palmitoyltransferase ZDHHC7: protein MQSSAQRLRDMEQHHPLLVAANDEEAGAVVGLVPAGAEAAEQVWFIQDSCGMVCAFMTWFMVLYANFVVNFVMLLPGKSFWYSLLNGAAFNSLAVLALSSHLRAMLTDPGAVPKGNATKEYMDSLQLKPGEVIYKCPKCCSIKPERAHHCSICKRCICKMDHHCPWVNNCVGEKNQKFFVLFTMYVALISAHALGLSVFHFFTCVQVQWNECSDFSPSVSVMLMIFLCLEAVLFLLFTTVMFGTQIHSICNDETEIERLKNEKPTWERRVRWEGMRAVFGGPPSLLWFNPFTGLRLRRLLMTRARHGGAEFSV, encoded by the exons ATGCAGTCATCAGCCCAGCGTCTACGCGACATGGAGCAGCACCACCCGCTGCTGGTGGCGGCCAACGATGAGGAGGCAGGGGCCGTGGTGGGGCTGGTCCCCGCAGGGGCGGAGGCAGCCGAGCAGGTGTGGTTCATCCAGGACAGCTGTGGCATGGTGTGTGCCTTCATGACCTGGTTCATGGTGCTCTACGCCAACTTTGTGGTCAACTTCGTCATGCTGCTGCCTGGAAAGAGCTTCTGGTACTCGCTGCTCAATGGAGCAGCCTTCAACTCGCTGGCCGTGCTAGCATTGAGCTCGCACCTGCGCGCCATGCTGACTGACCCG GGTGCAGTTCCCAAAGGCAACGCCACCAAGGAGTACATGGACAGCCTGCAGCTGAAGCCAGGGGAGGTCATCTACAAATGCCCCAAGTGCTGCAGCATCAAGCCTGAGAGGGCTCATCACTGCAG TATTTGTAAGAGATGCATCTGCAAGATGGACCACCACTGTCCCTGGGTGAACAACTGTGTAGGGGAGAAGAATCAGAAGTTCTTTGTGCTGTTCACT ATGTATGTAGCCTTGATCTCAGCCCACGCCTTGGGCCTCAGTGTCTTCCACTTCTTCACCTGTGTCCAGGTCCAGTGGAACG AGTGCAGCGACTTCTCTCCGTCCGTGTCGGTCATGCTCATGATTTTCCTCTGTCTGGAagctgtcctcttcctcctcttcaccactGTCATGTTCGGGACCCAAATCCACTCGATCTGCAACGATGAGACG gaGATCGAGCGGCTGAAGAACGAGAAGCCCACCTGGGAGCGCCGTGTCCGCTGGGAAGGGATGAGGGCCGTGTTTGgaggccccccctccctgctgtggtTCAACCCCTTCACAGGCCTGCGTCTGCGTCGCCTTCTGATGACACGTGCTCGCCACGGTGGGGCAGAGTTCTCTGTCTGA